From Thermomicrobiales bacterium, one genomic window encodes:
- a CDS encoding GAF domain-containing sensor histidine kinase: protein MSQAMLRERIDEAIDALIEAAAGIESAEQRFLSNLDWAIDQQRIEFDDILAGLIGGSDAFDRSLAPDVRYSPQMIEAERTLRALTRRFAASAIDLITEKLEVEAAAEARNRARLLALQRVGAAVTSSLDVESTLHTIVTEAASLMNGATARLRLADETGEHLRLIASSGELDSEDSNPAVPVETTLAGLSYRSGRPVISNDVAADPRGDQYAQSRQQTRSLLSVPLTVRGTATGVLTISNISDRAFEESDAEILGLFADHAAIAIENARLFEEAQAQITEMEIINRVSAVVSSSLNLNQIYRSIHHEIARIMIADAFLIVIRTPEGRDDLVYIVDLGQTFSPRHNITLPIEYLESMSERKARILDASQVIEYDKWERYGDMSKRVQSMLVAPLVRGNDVIGCISAQSYAPNSYRRRDTELLWTVANVAAVAIENAMLFEQASDVAVAEERNRLAREIHDTIAQGLVGIILQLEAIGAQVESSPLSTRIDRAIALARANLDEARRSVRDLRAAPLEHLSLIEAIEQLAEQHMDEVDTRVMIDSPVGLPLLDDKVEAAIYRFVQECLTNCRKHARNAEVNISVYIDVTLNIEVRDNGPGFDLKTLKQDRTANRFGVLGMRERAERLGGTLEIDSVIGSGTRLAMSFPYDRQTDRN from the coding sequence ATGAGTCAGGCAATGCTGCGCGAGCGGATTGATGAAGCAATCGACGCGCTCATCGAAGCAGCCGCCGGCATCGAATCAGCCGAGCAGCGTTTCCTCTCGAATCTCGATTGGGCCATCGACCAGCAGCGGATTGAGTTCGACGACATTCTCGCTGGTCTTATCGGCGGCAGCGATGCGTTCGATCGCAGCCTCGCTCCGGACGTGCGCTACTCGCCGCAGATGATTGAGGCCGAGCGCACGCTGCGTGCACTCACCCGACGCTTCGCGGCGTCCGCAATCGACCTGATTACCGAGAAGCTTGAGGTAGAAGCTGCCGCTGAAGCGCGCAACAGAGCGCGGCTGCTGGCTCTGCAGCGCGTCGGTGCTGCCGTCACCAGCTCGCTGGATGTCGAATCGACGTTGCACACGATCGTTACCGAGGCGGCGTCACTGATGAACGGCGCGACGGCGCGCCTCCGACTCGCAGACGAGACCGGCGAGCACTTGCGGCTGATCGCGTCTTCGGGAGAGCTGGACAGCGAGGACTCCAACCCTGCTGTACCGGTCGAAACGACGCTGGCTGGACTGAGCTACCGCAGCGGTCGCCCGGTGATTTCGAACGATGTGGCTGCCGATCCGCGCGGCGATCAGTACGCGCAATCACGGCAACAGACACGATCGTTGCTCTCTGTTCCGCTCACCGTCCGAGGTACAGCAACCGGAGTACTCACGATTTCCAACATCTCCGACCGTGCGTTCGAGGAGTCAGACGCCGAGATCCTCGGCCTCTTCGCGGACCACGCTGCGATCGCCATCGAGAACGCGCGGCTGTTCGAGGAAGCTCAGGCGCAGATCACTGAGATGGAGATCATCAACCGCGTCTCAGCAGTCGTTTCTTCGTCGCTGAATCTCAATCAGATTTATCGCTCGATTCACCACGAGATCGCACGAATCATGATCGCCGATGCGTTCCTGATCGTGATTCGCACGCCGGAAGGCCGCGACGATCTCGTGTACATCGTCGATCTGGGCCAAACGTTCTCGCCGCGTCACAACATCACGCTGCCGATCGAGTACCTGGAGTCGATGAGCGAGCGCAAGGCGAGAATTCTCGATGCGTCGCAGGTGATCGAGTACGACAAATGGGAGCGCTATGGTGACATGTCCAAGCGCGTCCAGTCGATGCTGGTCGCCCCGCTGGTGCGTGGCAACGACGTCATCGGCTGCATCAGCGCACAGTCTTATGCGCCAAACAGCTACCGCCGCCGTGACACCGAGCTGTTGTGGACGGTTGCGAACGTCGCGGCTGTCGCAATCGAGAACGCGATGCTGTTCGAGCAGGCGTCGGATGTTGCCGTCGCTGAGGAGCGCAACCGCCTGGCGCGCGAGATCCACGACACGATTGCGCAGGGACTAGTTGGCATCATCCTCCAGCTTGAGGCCATCGGAGCGCAGGTGGAGTCGTCGCCACTTAGTACGCGGATCGATCGCGCGATTGCGCTGGCACGTGCCAACCTGGACGAGGCGCGGCGCTCAGTGCGCGATCTGCGTGCAGCGCCGCTGGAGCACTTGTCGCTCATTGAGGCGATTGAGCAACTTGCTGAGCAGCATATGGACGAAGTCGACACGCGCGTGATGATCGACTCGCCCGTGGGCTTGCCCCTGCTCGACGACAAGGTTGAGGCTGCGATCTACAGGTTTGTTCAGGAGTGCCTGACGAACTGCCGGAAGCACGCGCGCAATGCCGAAGTCAACATCTCTGTTTATATCGACGTTACCCTGAACATTGAGGTGCGCGACAACGGCCCCGGATTCGACCTGAAGACCCTCAAGCAGGACCGCACGGCCAACAGGTTTGGCGTGCTCGGCATGCGCGAACGAGCTGAGCGCCTGGGTGGGACGCTTGAGATTGACAGTGTGATCGGCTCTGGTACCCGCCTGGCGATGTCCTTCCCCTACGATCGACAAACAGACCGCAACTAG
- a CDS encoding M42 family peptidase, with protein sequence MGKPTAMYDLVKTLTEIPGPTGQEDLVHEWCADHWSTITDDVQITGVGNVIARVGGQGPNIIILAHGDELTLMVTSITANGLLRVWPAGRDTRGRPALRYVPINQPVLVMSDEGPIDGQLVYASGHVISAADQKDHFEWADWFVDLGLMTRERVEGLGIRPGSRIVVNSKTRRLGDAIMGKAMDNRAALSIATSVAERADISKLKHTLWVGSTIQEENGLLGASSIPEIADFSYAINLDVGLCGDVPGTRPETHPAKLGGGPIIVHQDSSGHYSHRMTMAMAETAEVAGIPVQHAVFQNYGSDGAELTRRGIETVLLTMPTRYTHSPNEMVTEPELVQCVDLILAYLEREPLPPRWTAKK encoded by the coding sequence GTGGGTAAGCCAACGGCGATGTACGACCTCGTCAAGACATTGACGGAAATTCCGGGACCAACCGGGCAGGAAGACCTCGTCCATGAATGGTGCGCCGATCACTGGTCGACGATCACCGACGATGTTCAGATTACCGGAGTGGGCAACGTCATCGCGCGGGTGGGCGGTCAGGGACCAAACATCATCATCCTGGCCCACGGCGATGAACTGACCTTGATGGTGACATCGATCACCGCCAACGGGCTGCTCCGCGTCTGGCCGGCCGGCAGGGATACGCGCGGACGTCCTGCCCTGCGCTATGTCCCAATCAACCAGCCGGTTCTGGTTATGTCGGACGAGGGTCCGATCGACGGCCAGCTGGTCTATGCGAGCGGCCACGTCATCAGTGCCGCTGACCAGAAAGATCATTTTGAATGGGCCGACTGGTTTGTTGATCTCGGCCTGATGACGCGCGAGCGCGTTGAGGGACTCGGCATCCGGCCCGGTAGCCGCATCGTCGTGAACTCAAAAACGCGACGCCTGGGCGATGCGATCATGGGCAAGGCGATGGACAATCGCGCCGCGCTCTCGATCGCAACATCGGTGGCTGAGCGTGCCGACATCAGCAAGTTGAAGCACACCCTCTGGGTTGGTTCGACGATTCAGGAAGAGAACGGACTGCTGGGAGCGTCGAGCATTCCGGAAATCGCCGACTTCTCCTATGCCATCAACCTGGACGTGGGCCTGTGTGGCGACGTTCCGGGGACGCGCCCGGAGACGCATCCGGCAAAGCTTGGCGGTGGTCCGATCATCGTCCATCAGGATTCATCGGGTCACTACTCGCATCGCATGACCATGGCGATGGCTGAAACAGCCGAAGTTGCCGGGATTCCCGTGCAGCATGCTGTCTTCCAGAACTATGGGAGTGATGGCGCGGAGCTCACCCGCCGGGGAATTGAGACGGTTCTGCTAACGATGCCGACCCGGTACACCCATTCTCCGAACGAGATGGTGACCGAGCCGGAGCTGGTTCAATGCGTTGATCTGATTCTCGCCTACCTGGAGCGGGAGCCGTTGCCGCCACGCTGGACCGCCAAGAAGTAG
- a CDS encoding MBL fold metallo-hydrolase, which translates to MSDLMQGWFDVRRFDSGVTMIGEPLHYEDVKSYLIEGDTDVAIIDTGMGVGDFAAVVSSLTDRAPIVLQSHAHFDHIGASSAYQRVMVHPSEAEDLALGYPNEKLRKWCEPEYMRGALPEGFDATTASIDGVDWAMPLVAGDEIDLGGRVIEVFHTPGHSSGGLTFLDRAARVLFPGDAVYAGPMFAYREGSDPSQYRDSLQLLAELAAIVDHVYPSHNRVPLRPDEVVGMHEAYEQVWAGRAPDSRHPDHDVFDFGDFSFWLVPRED; encoded by the coding sequence ATGAGCGACCTGATGCAGGGGTGGTTCGACGTACGGCGGTTTGATAGCGGAGTGACGATGATCGGCGAGCCGCTGCACTACGAGGACGTGAAGTCGTACCTGATCGAGGGTGATACCGACGTCGCTATCATAGACACCGGCATGGGAGTTGGAGACTTCGCAGCGGTTGTTTCCAGCCTGACGGATCGCGCGCCGATCGTCCTGCAATCCCACGCGCACTTCGATCACATCGGGGCCAGCAGTGCGTACCAGCGTGTCATGGTCCATCCATCCGAGGCCGAAGACCTGGCGCTTGGCTATCCCAACGAGAAGCTCCGCAAGTGGTGCGAACCGGAATACATGCGCGGCGCGCTCCCCGAAGGCTTCGATGCTACGACGGCCAGCATCGACGGCGTTGATTGGGCGATGCCGCTGGTTGCCGGTGACGAAATCGACCTCGGTGGTCGCGTGATCGAGGTGTTCCACACGCCGGGGCACTCATCGGGTGGACTCACGTTTCTTGATCGCGCAGCCAGGGTGCTGTTTCCCGGCGACGCAGTCTACGCCGGACCGATGTTCGCCTATCGTGAGGGTAGCGATCCGTCGCAGTATCGCGATTCACTGCAGTTGCTCGCTGAATTGGCCGCAATCGTCGACCACGTCTATCCGTCTCACAACCGTGTGCCGCTCAGACCGGACGAAGTGGTGGGGATGCACGAGGCGTATGAGCAGGTCTGGGCCGGGCGTGCGCCGGACAGCCGCCACCCGGATCACGATGTCTTCGACTTCGGGGATTTCTCATTTTGGCTGGTGCCGCGCGAGGATTGA
- a CDS encoding ABC transporter ATP-binding protein/permease, with protein sequence MQILRRVIGIFRPYRAQVGAIMLAILVSSGIGLANPLLLRRIIDDAIPNGDMSLLNILVALMILAPILGGLVGVGQSYLSNRVGQSVMRDLRMRLYSHLQGMSLRFFTGTRTGEIQSRLSNDVGGVQGVLTNTAASIVSNIATVLTTVVAMSLISGKLTLLSFALLPIALYLTQKVGRTRRRLSTQTQRTMADMSSMVEETLSVSGVLLTKTFGRQTYEIDRFGAENDSLASLQLHQQMVGRWYFMIIGTFFSIAPAVAYWLAGRAIIGSGSAAVLTIGDLVAFTTLQARLFFPLGALLNVQVEIQGALALFERIFDYLDRKQEIVDASQAIVLDPHKVEGRVVYDDVFFRYGTGDDGTSVPKNAERDWTLQGVSFEGRPGQLIALVGPSGAGKTTLTYLLPRLYDVASGSVSIDGHDVRDISLASLGEIIGAVTQETHLSHTSIRENLRYGRPDATDDELIAAARAAAIHDRIMELEDGYDTVVGERGYRLSGGEKQRLAIARVILKDPRILILDEATSALDTRSERLIQSALEPLMQSRTTIAIAHRLSTILAADLILVIDGGQVVERGTHDELLVRGGLYSRLYHEQFAARPELSPTVLDFVPAADD encoded by the coding sequence TTGCAGATTCTGCGCCGTGTGATCGGGATATTCCGCCCGTATCGTGCTCAGGTCGGCGCGATCATGCTGGCCATCCTCGTCTCGTCCGGTATCGGACTTGCGAACCCACTCCTCCTCCGACGCATCATCGACGACGCCATCCCAAACGGCGACATGAGCTTGCTGAACATTCTCGTCGCCTTGATGATTCTGGCCCCCATTCTCGGTGGCCTGGTTGGTGTCGGACAGTCGTATCTCAGCAATCGGGTCGGACAGAGCGTTATGCGCGATCTGCGAATGCGGTTGTACTCGCATCTGCAGGGCATGTCGCTGCGCTTCTTCACCGGAACGCGTACCGGCGAGATTCAGTCGCGTCTATCTAATGACGTCGGCGGCGTGCAGGGTGTCCTCACCAACACTGCCGCGAGCATCGTGTCGAACATTGCGACCGTGCTTACGACCGTCGTGGCGATGTCGCTGATTTCCGGCAAGCTCACTCTCCTGTCGTTTGCGCTGTTGCCAATCGCGCTCTATCTGACACAGAAGGTCGGCCGCACTCGCCGCCGCCTGTCGACCCAGACGCAGCGGACGATGGCAGACATGAGCTCGATGGTTGAGGAGACGCTGTCGGTTAGCGGCGTATTGCTGACCAAGACGTTTGGCCGACAGACCTACGAAATCGATCGATTTGGTGCCGAGAACGACTCACTGGCCAGCCTCCAACTGCACCAGCAGATGGTCGGTCGCTGGTATTTCATGATCATTGGTACGTTCTTCTCGATCGCACCAGCCGTCGCCTACTGGCTCGCCGGGCGCGCGATCATTGGTTCGGGCAGTGCCGCTGTGCTGACGATCGGTGACCTGGTCGCGTTCACCACCTTGCAGGCACGCCTGTTCTTCCCACTCGGCGCGCTGCTGAACGTGCAGGTTGAGATTCAGGGAGCCCTGGCGCTCTTCGAACGAATCTTCGACTACCTTGACCGCAAGCAGGAGATCGTCGATGCCTCGCAGGCTATTGTGCTTGACCCTCACAAGGTTGAGGGTCGGGTCGTGTATGACGACGTGTTCTTCCGCTACGGGACTGGCGATGATGGGACGAGCGTCCCCAAGAACGCTGAACGCGATTGGACGCTTCAGGGCGTGAGCTTTGAAGGGCGACCCGGTCAGCTGATCGCACTCGTTGGTCCATCTGGCGCTGGCAAGACGACACTCACCTACTTGCTCCCGCGTCTCTACGATGTTGCTTCCGGGTCGGTGTCGATTGATGGCCACGACGTGCGAGACATTTCACTCGCGTCGCTCGGTGAGATCATCGGCGCTGTCACGCAGGAAACGCATCTGTCGCACACAAGCATCCGCGAGAACCTGCGCTATGGTCGACCGGACGCGACCGACGACGAACTGATCGCCGCAGCACGCGCTGCCGCGATTCATGATCGCATCATGGAGCTCGAAGACGGCTACGACACGGTCGTCGGCGAGCGCGGTTACCGACTCTCCGGCGGCGAGAAGCAGCGCCTGGCAATCGCGCGGGTGATCCTCAAGGATCCGCGCATCCTCATCCTCGATGAGGCAACGTCAGCGCTGGATACCCGCTCTGAACGACTGATTCAGTCGGCGCTTGAGCCGTTGATGCAGAGCAGAACGACGATTGCCATCGCGCACCGCCTGTCAACGATCCTGGCAGCCGATCTGATCCTGGTGATCGACGGAGGACAGGTTGTCGAGCGCGGCACGCATGACGAGCTGCTGGTGCGGGGTGGCCTGTACAGTCGGCTCTATCACGAGCAGTTCGCTGCGCGCCCGGAACTGTCACCGACGGTCCTGGATTTCGTCCCGGCCGCCGATGACTAA